A portion of the Chryseobacterium tructae genome contains these proteins:
- a CDS encoding heme-binding domain-containing protein, which produces MDTAKKKRSPIAIAFLIILGAFGGLQLFSQPLEGKTVMVKMDAPKEVISILENSCFNCHSNQQNLSWYDKVAPISWAVNKDVKRAREVLNFSDWEKLTTAERQGRMYAILNMVQSGKMPLHEYTLLHPSAKITEKDIETIRKYTFSLSAANTSAKNTEVNHEITTTSGSYIKTPVSPNGIQYTDDFKNWKVISMSTLFDHSIRVIYGNDIAVKAVETENFHPWPDGSIVVKSVWKQKEFPNGEIRAGEFVNAQFMVKDSEKYTDTEGWGFAKFSGKDLHPTGKTASFAKESCIACHRQLAEKTGYLFDVPMKVNTQRLIQNLQKK; this is translated from the coding sequence ATGGATACTGCAAAGAAAAAAAGAAGCCCCATTGCCATTGCATTTCTGATTATACTGGGAGCCTTTGGAGGATTACAGTTATTCAGTCAGCCTTTGGAAGGAAAAACTGTCATGGTAAAAATGGATGCTCCAAAAGAAGTCATCTCCATCCTTGAAAATTCATGTTTCAACTGTCATTCCAACCAACAGAACCTTAGCTGGTATGATAAGGTTGCTCCTATATCATGGGCAGTGAACAAGGATGTGAAACGAGCAAGAGAAGTTCTGAATTTCTCAGATTGGGAAAAGCTTACTACCGCTGAGCGTCAAGGAAGAATGTACGCGATTTTAAACATGGTACAAAGTGGAAAGATGCCTCTTCATGAATATACTTTACTCCACCCTTCTGCTAAGATTACAGAAAAAGACATTGAAACGATAAGAAAATATACTTTTTCATTATCTGCAGCCAATACCTCAGCAAAAAATACAGAAGTGAATCATGAAATCACAACGACATCCGGTTCCTATATAAAAACACCCGTTTCTCCTAATGGCATTCAATATACCGATGATTTTAAAAATTGGAAAGTCATTAGTATGAGTACACTTTTTGACCATTCCATCCGGGTTATTTATGGAAATGATATTGCCGTAAAAGCTGTTGAAACAGAAAATTTTCACCCATGGCCAGACGGAAGTATTGTAGTGAAATCTGTATGGAAGCAAAAGGAATTCCCCAATGGAGAGATTAGAGCCGGAGAATTTGTGAATGCTCAGTTTATGGTCAAAGATTCTGAAAAATATACAGATACCGAAGGTTGGGGATTTGCAAAATTTTCAGGAAAAGATCTCCATCCCACTGGGAAAACAGCCTCTTTTGCTAAAGAGTCCTGTATTGCCTGCCACAGACAACTTGCCGAAAAAACAGGCTATCTGTTTGATGTTCCTATGAAAGTAAATACACAAAGACTCATTCAAAATCTACAGAAAAAATGA
- a CDS encoding DUF6265 family protein, whose protein sequence is MKNSLLLLGAATFILSCNQSTKTPQSERSEAHSETKNIVNFDWLTGTWKRSNEKPGKETFENWIKISPTEYSGIGFTIQKGDTISKETMKFVNSNGEWSLFVKTPEEKQFIKFKVTELKNSEFICINDSLDFPKRIQYKLEDKKLKAIISNDKMKIPFEFEQIK, encoded by the coding sequence ATGAAAAATTCATTACTCCTTTTAGGGGCTGCAACATTTATTTTATCTTGTAATCAAAGCACAAAAACTCCTCAAAGTGAAAGATCAGAAGCCCACTCAGAAACAAAAAATATTGTAAATTTTGATTGGCTGACCGGAACATGGAAGAGATCAAACGAAAAACCAGGAAAAGAGACTTTTGAAAATTGGATCAAAATAAGCCCGACAGAATATTCAGGCATTGGATTTACCATTCAAAAAGGAGATACAATCAGTAAGGAAACCATGAAATTTGTCAATTCCAATGGAGAATGGAGTCTATTTGTTAAAACTCCGGAAGAAAAACAATTCATCAAATTCAAAGTAACTGAATTAAAAAACAGTGAATTTATATGCATCAATGATTCATTAGATTTCCCGAAACGAATTCAATATAAGCTAGAAGACAAAAAGTTAAAAGCCATTATTTCTAATGATAAAATGAAAATTCCATTTGAATTTGAACAAATAAAATGA
- a CDS encoding DUF1223 domain-containing protein, translating into MILKNTITVGIFTLSLFTIFAFVQKGGKEKTKQYSTNENKGFAVLELFTSEGCSSCPSADELMGKIEKEYTNEDVYILSYHVDYWNRLGWKDRFSSTENSQRQQMYSRILGSQVYTPQLVVNGKTEFVGSDKNAVNSVLQTALSRQSNTNISISAKVIQNEIQVQYDIPDPGSKNILLVSLVEKHASTDVGKGENEGRHLQHWQIVHKQNSIVLNKQTKGVSIFQLPKPFLQITGK; encoded by the coding sequence ATGATACTAAAGAATACAATCACCGTCGGGATTTTTACCCTATCATTATTTACCATTTTTGCTTTTGTTCAAAAAGGCGGAAAAGAGAAAACAAAACAATATTCAACCAACGAAAATAAAGGATTCGCTGTTCTGGAACTCTTTACTTCAGAAGGCTGTTCTAGTTGTCCGTCTGCTGATGAACTAATGGGAAAGATTGAGAAAGAGTATACAAATGAAGATGTCTATATCTTATCCTACCACGTTGATTACTGGAACCGTCTGGGATGGAAAGACCGATTCAGCTCTACGGAAAATTCTCAGCGTCAGCAAATGTACAGTCGGATTCTGGGCTCTCAGGTTTATACCCCTCAATTGGTTGTCAATGGAAAAACCGAATTTGTGGGTTCTGATAAAAATGCAGTAAATAGTGTCCTTCAAACAGCTCTATCACGTCAATCAAATACCAATATCAGTATTTCTGCGAAGGTTATTCAAAACGAAATTCAGGTACAGTATGACATTCCTGACCCAGGTTCTAAAAACATACTTCTGGTAAGTTTGGTTGAGAAACACGCTTCAACAGATGTAGGAAAAGGCGAAAATGAAGGCCGTCATTTACAACATTGGCAAATCGTACACAAACAGAACTCAATAGTCTTAAATAAACAGACAAAGGGAGTAAGCATATTTCAACTTCCGAAACCATTTCTGCAGATAACTGGGAAGTGA
- a CDS encoding DoxX family protein yields MKTKTTKIIYWSGAIFMSLWFGASGFFELTKNPVVWDITRQLGYPPHFIYILGVFKLSGVLVLLLPNKLLRLKEWVFAGMFFDIIFAFFSKIAVLGFPATIDAIIAFSVLIVTYIMFRKLYSSELILGDI; encoded by the coding sequence ATGAAAACAAAAACAACAAAAATCATTTATTGGTCAGGGGCTATTTTTATGTCATTATGGTTTGGAGCAAGCGGCTTCTTTGAACTCACAAAAAATCCTGTAGTATGGGATATTACCCGGCAATTAGGCTATCCACCACATTTCATTTATATTTTGGGGGTATTTAAGCTATCAGGTGTTCTGGTTCTTCTACTCCCCAACAAACTATTAAGGCTTAAAGAATGGGTCTTTGCAGGCATGTTCTTTGATATCATTTTTGCCTTCTTTTCAAAAATAGCAGTGCTTGGTTTTCCTGCAACAATAGATGCCATCATAGCTTTCTCTGTCCTTATCGTCACATATATCATGTTCAGAAAGCTATATTCTTCAGAACTCATATTGGGTGATATTTAA
- a CDS encoding MBL fold metallo-hydrolase encodes MAVNILLVKTKEKLILMDTGMGIFADERTGFLLKSLQKAGFSVNDITDVFLSHAHPDHMGGVVDKQNKLVFPNAAVFISKIEHDFWMKASLNDFNNSALKAHPEMLTQIIPALQNILKTIQPKLKFYDLNKTLYNHFSFQLAPGHTPGLTVTTISSGNEKLMYVADLIHSDIILFPHPDWGFSGDTDLDIATASRKKFLKQLADTKARAFASHLPWPGLGFTKIKTPGFEWIPESFMN; translated from the coding sequence ATGGCAGTCAATATTCTGCTTGTTAAAACAAAAGAAAAGCTGATTCTGATGGATACAGGGATGGGAATATTTGCTGATGAAAGAACTGGATTTTTATTAAAAAGCCTTCAAAAAGCAGGATTCTCAGTCAACGATATTACAGATGTTTTCCTTTCTCATGCTCACCCCGATCATATGGGTGGAGTAGTAGATAAACAGAATAAGCTTGTTTTCCCCAATGCTGCTGTTTTTATTTCAAAAATAGAACACGATTTTTGGATGAAGGCTTCCCTTAATGATTTTAATAACAGTGCTTTGAAGGCCCATCCCGAAATGCTCACCCAGATTATCCCGGCACTTCAGAATATATTGAAAACGATTCAGCCAAAGTTGAAATTTTATGATTTAAACAAGACGCTGTATAATCACTTCAGTTTTCAATTAGCTCCCGGACATACACCCGGTTTAACTGTTACTACAATATCATCAGGGAATGAAAAACTGATGTATGTTGCTGACCTCATTCACTCAGATATTATTCTTTTTCCACATCCTGACTGGGGTTTTTCAGGAGATACAGATCTGGATATTGCGACTGCTTCGAGAAAGAAATTTCTTAAGCAGTTGGCGGATACAAAAGCCAGAGCATTTGCTTCTCATTTGCCATGGCCAGGACTGGGCTTTACAAAAATAAAGACTCCGGGATTTGAGTGGATTCCTGAGAGCTTTATGAATTAG
- a CDS encoding LytR/AlgR family response regulator transcription factor produces MNIIIIEDEFRAAKSLQNLILDLKPDSKILGVYDSIEGSVEALSNGIKPDLIFMDIQLSDGLSFEIFKAVEITCPVVFCTAFDQYMLDAFKSKGVDYILKPFSRADISEALKKVDDLKSFFQKNELPDLSVLLQKIQQPSGKTSFLVFKNQKYTTVLTEDIAYFYIHNEITHLVTFSKEQFPLTQPLGQIAEQVSDKQFFRVNRQYLVNFKAIKEMEHYFQRKILVKLTIETPEKLLINKEKTHSFFTWLEDR; encoded by the coding sequence ATGAATATCATCATCATTGAAGACGAATTCAGGGCGGCAAAGTCCCTGCAGAATTTAATCTTAGACCTCAAACCGGACTCAAAGATACTGGGAGTCTATGACAGCATTGAAGGCAGTGTAGAAGCATTATCAAACGGTATAAAGCCAGACCTGATCTTTATGGATATCCAACTGTCTGATGGGCTTTCATTTGAAATTTTCAAAGCCGTGGAAATTACCTGTCCTGTGGTTTTTTGTACTGCCTTCGACCAATATATGCTGGATGCTTTTAAAAGTAAAGGAGTAGATTATATATTGAAGCCATTTTCCAGAGCAGATATTTCAGAAGCTTTGAAAAAGGTTGATGATTTAAAGAGTTTCTTTCAGAAAAATGAGCTGCCCGACCTTAGTGTTCTCCTACAGAAAATCCAACAGCCATCAGGAAAAACCAGCTTTCTTGTATTTAAAAATCAGAAATATACGACTGTACTTACTGAAGATATCGCTTATTTTTATATCCATAATGAAATTACTCATCTTGTGACGTTTTCCAAAGAACAGTTTCCTCTTACCCAGCCACTTGGGCAAATTGCAGAGCAGGTATCTGACAAGCAATTCTTCAGGGTTAACAGACAATATCTTGTCAATTTTAAAGCCATTAAGGAAATGGAACATTATTTTCAACGTAAAATTCTGGTAAAACTTACAATTGAAACTCCTGAAAAGCTTTTAATCAATAAAGAAAAAACGCATAGCTTTTTCACGTGGCTGGAGGATAGATAA
- a CDS encoding aldo/keto reductase has translation MKFKKLGNTGEQLSAIGLGCMGMSFAYGPADEQESINTLHRALDLGVNFWDTADMYADGENEKLISKVLVPNRDKIFIATKFGFRFKDGKASHSGAPGTYFDGSPEWIRKAVDLSLQRLKIDTIDLYYAHRIDPNVPVEETVGAMAELVKAGKVKYIGLSEASPESIRKANEIHPIAALQSEYSILTKDVENEILPTIRELGISLVPYSPLARGLFANISEVQNLGDDDFRKSLPRYQQEYLENNTKLANEINEFAASKGVKGTQLALAWVLNQGDDIIPIPGTKRIKYLEENVAAASIELSQSDLATIDAILKKYPNVGERYNEGSMKLVNN, from the coding sequence ATGAAATTTAAAAAATTAGGAAACACTGGTGAACAACTTTCTGCTATTGGATTAGGTTGTATGGGAATGAGCTTTGCGTATGGGCCGGCAGATGAACAGGAAAGTATCAATACATTGCATAGAGCATTGGATTTAGGCGTTAACTTCTGGGATACAGCAGATATGTATGCTGACGGAGAAAATGAAAAATTAATCTCTAAAGTTTTAGTCCCTAATAGAGATAAAATTTTTATTGCTACAAAATTTGGGTTCAGATTTAAAGATGGAAAAGCAAGCCATAGTGGTGCTCCCGGAACATACTTTGATGGTTCTCCGGAATGGATCAGAAAGGCTGTAGATTTAAGTCTTCAGAGATTAAAAATTGATACAATAGATCTTTATTACGCCCACAGAATTGATCCCAATGTTCCCGTTGAAGAAACGGTAGGAGCTATGGCAGAATTGGTGAAAGCTGGTAAAGTAAAATATATTGGTTTGTCTGAGGCTTCCCCAGAATCTATCAGAAAAGCCAATGAAATTCATCCGATTGCTGCCTTACAATCAGAATACTCCATCCTTACCAAAGATGTTGAGAATGAGATATTGCCAACAATTAGAGAATTAGGAATTTCTTTGGTTCCTTATTCACCATTGGCAAGAGGGCTTTTTGCTAACATTAGTGAGGTGCAAAATCTTGGAGATGATGATTTCAGAAAATCATTACCTCGTTATCAGCAGGAATACCTTGAAAATAATACAAAATTAGCTAATGAAATCAATGAGTTTGCTGCTTCTAAAGGAGTAAAAGGAACTCAGCTGGCCTTAGCATGGGTATTGAATCAGGGAGACGATATCATTCCGATTCCGGGAACCAAACGCATCAAATATCTTGAAGAGAATGTTGCAGCCGCTAGTATAGAGCTGTCTCAGTCAGATTTGGCAACTATTGATGCTATCCTGAAAAAATACCCAAATGTAGGAGAAAGGTATAACGAAGGCTCAATGAAACTGGTCAACAACTAA
- a CDS encoding sensor histidine kinase → MLNRTSKRRQHISYSRLLVVLAFGMVIMFGLAWVQQLILSHINFGPVMLMVEVRGILINLVCYMFLTLLQNNYAGQQIELELEKVKSDNLGAQYELLKQQINPHFLFNSLNTLKSMAETHDEETVDFIVKLSDFYRFTLESRKLDLIKVQEEMKIVNAYLFLQKARFGEGITFTLELEKEVFQTLVPPFTLQLLVENCIKHNIVSQSKPLHIKIYNADNHIIIENPIQRKVSIEDSLGVGLDNIKMRYKHLLEQDIIINSDEKTFQIKLPLIHEYHHH, encoded by the coding sequence ATGCTGAACCGAACCAGCAAACGAAGACAACATATTTCCTACTCCAGATTATTGGTGGTTCTGGCCTTTGGAATGGTTATTATGTTTGGATTAGCATGGGTTCAGCAACTGATTCTATCTCATATCAACTTTGGACCGGTTATGCTGATGGTGGAAGTACGCGGAATTCTTATCAACCTGGTATGCTATATGTTTTTAACCTTATTGCAGAATAATTATGCCGGCCAGCAGATAGAACTTGAACTTGAGAAGGTAAAAAGCGACAATCTTGGTGCTCAATATGAATTATTAAAGCAACAAATCAACCCGCATTTCCTTTTCAACAGCCTGAACACCTTGAAATCAATGGCAGAAACCCATGATGAAGAAACGGTTGACTTTATTGTAAAGCTTTCTGATTTTTATCGGTTTACCCTTGAAAGCAGAAAACTCGACCTTATTAAAGTGCAGGAAGAGATGAAAATAGTGAATGCCTATCTTTTTCTTCAAAAGGCTCGTTTTGGTGAGGGCATCACTTTTACCCTGGAACTCGAAAAAGAAGTGTTTCAAACCTTAGTTCCACCATTTACATTGCAGCTTTTAGTTGAAAATTGCATCAAACATAATATTGTTTCACAAAGCAAACCTTTACACATTAAAATTTATAATGCAGATAACCACATTATCATTGAAAACCCTATCCAACGCAAAGTTTCCATAGAAGATTCTTTGGGTGTAGGTCTTGACAATATTAAAATGCGCTACAAACACTTATTGGAACAGGATATCATCATTAATTCAGACGAAAAAACATTTCAGATAAAACTACCATTGATCCATGAATATCATCATCATTGA